A window of the Euzebya pacifica genome harbors these coding sequences:
- a CDS encoding sigma-70 family RNA polymerase sigma factor, giving the protein MLSASAFSTVATSVAQPGLRPVDPEIVRLVEEAQGGSSAAFAALYDRYVDRVYAFVYRRVGDRHLAEDLTGDVFTRALRRIDTYRYTGADPIAWLLTIARNRVHDHYKSARFRLEQAQSDAGVTEVDLSSAPERDAERAAVVAEVQAALTKLKPDHAEVLHLRFVEDLSVAEAAEILGRRVGAVRALQHRALKALAALVDVEAVAG; this is encoded by the coding sequence ATGCTCAGCGCCTCCGCCTTCTCCACCGTCGCCACGTCCGTGGCACAGCCGGGCCTGCGCCCGGTCGACCCGGAGATCGTCCGCCTGGTCGAGGAGGCACAGGGCGGTTCGTCGGCGGCCTTCGCCGCCCTCTACGACCGCTATGTCGACCGGGTGTACGCCTTCGTCTACCGCCGCGTCGGTGACCGCCACCTCGCGGAGGACCTGACCGGCGATGTCTTCACCCGCGCGCTGCGGCGCATCGACACCTACCGCTACACCGGTGCCGACCCGATCGCGTGGTTGCTGACGATCGCCCGCAACCGGGTGCACGACCACTACAAGAGCGCCCGCTTCCGCCTCGAGCAGGCCCAGTCCGACGCCGGGGTGACCGAGGTCGACCTGTCCTCGGCTCCCGAACGCGACGCCGAGCGCGCGGCGGTCGTCGCCGAGGTGCAAGCGGCGCTGACGAAGCTCAAGCCCGACCATGCCGAGGTCCTGCACCTGCGGTTCGTGGAGGACCTGTCGGTCGCCGAGGCCGCGGAGATCCTCGGCCGTCGGGTCGGAGCCGTCCGCGCGTTGCAGCACCGTGCACTGAAGGCGCTCGCCGCGCTGGTCGACGTCGAGGCGGTGGCCGGATGA
- a CDS encoding acetoin utilization protein AcuC: protein MPTALIWNDEAIQYDFGPHHPLKPIRVELTVDLIRACGLTDRDDVLTLPGDPFGTDDVLGLHTPKYVDAVQRLSASADRAGDMRWGLGPGDTPVFRGMHEASMDVCGASVAAARAVWEGRVDHAFNPAGGLHHAMPDRAAGFCVYDDPAAAIRWLLDHGAKRVAYIDVDTHHGDGVQAFFYDDPRVLTISLHESGRTLFPGTGFAGEIGEGDAKGTSLNVALPIATTGPIYLDAFDAVVPPALDAFEPDVLVTQLGCDTHMTDPLAHLALTTSDYELLARRLHGLAHEHADGRWVAMGGGGYQIVSVVPRAWTIYFAELTGQEVPFELPLDYVRRAHDRTGQETPTTFLEGAARISEEREKLVRASAEEAVEALKRAAFDHLERLT, encoded by the coding sequence ATGCCGACCGCGCTGATCTGGAACGACGAGGCCATCCAGTACGACTTCGGGCCGCACCACCCCCTCAAGCCCATCCGGGTGGAGCTGACCGTCGACCTGATCCGCGCCTGCGGACTGACCGACCGCGACGACGTCCTGACCTTGCCGGGCGACCCCTTCGGCACCGACGACGTGCTTGGGCTGCACACCCCGAAGTACGTCGATGCGGTCCAGCGGCTGTCCGCCAGCGCCGACCGGGCCGGCGACATGCGCTGGGGGCTCGGCCCCGGCGACACCCCGGTCTTCCGGGGCATGCACGAGGCATCGATGGACGTGTGCGGCGCCTCGGTCGCTGCGGCCCGCGCCGTGTGGGAAGGGCGTGTCGACCACGCTTTCAACCCTGCCGGGGGGCTGCACCACGCCATGCCCGACCGCGCCGCGGGCTTCTGCGTCTACGACGACCCTGCCGCCGCCATCCGCTGGCTGCTGGACCACGGGGCCAAACGGGTCGCCTACATCGACGTCGACACCCATCACGGTGACGGCGTGCAGGCCTTCTTCTACGACGACCCACGTGTCCTGACGATCTCGCTGCACGAGTCGGGCCGCACCCTGTTCCCCGGAACGGGCTTCGCAGGCGAGATCGGCGAGGGCGACGCCAAGGGCACCTCCCTCAACGTGGCGCTGCCCATCGCGACGACCGGCCCCATCTACCTGGACGCCTTCGACGCCGTCGTGCCCCCGGCCCTGGACGCGTTCGAGCCGGACGTGCTGGTCACCCAGCTGGGCTGTGACACCCACATGACCGACCCGCTGGCGCACCTGGCGCTGACCACCAGCGACTACGAGCTGCTGGCACGTCGGCTGCACGGCCTCGCCCACGAGCACGCCGACGGCAGATGGGTGGCCATGGGCGGTGGGGGGTACCAGATCGTCTCGGTCGTCCCACGCGCCTGGACCATCTACTTCGCCGAGCTGACCGGGCAGGAGGTGCCGTTCGAGCTGCCCCTGGACTACGTCCGACGGGCCCACGACCGGACGGGGCAGGAGACGCCCACCACGTTCCTCGAAGGGGCGGCCCGCATCAGCGAGGAGCGAGAGAAGCTGGTCCGGGCCAGCGCCGAGGAGGCCGTGGAGGCCCTCAAACGCGCGGCGTTCGACCACCTCGAACGCCTGACCTGA
- a CDS encoding FAD-binding oxidoreductase yields MYDESLPVPSPRDPTAWGTVGDALADAEHEAVGLMLSQRFGADTTWRSSDAPHELQAPRVHAPDPLAHLTSDVTEDRLLHAVGRSFTDMVALRETGVRHAPDLVARPRTPDEVEAVLGWCADAGIACIPFGGGTSVVGGVTAGVVDGPVVALQTRAMDRVLEVDTTSRAALVQAGATGPSLEAQLRPHDLTMRFFPQSFEMSTLGGWVATRAGGHYATRLTHIDDLVESIDAVTPNGRWSSRRLPGSGAGPSPDRMLLGSEGTLGVITSAWVRLQDQPVHRGGMSVTFDDFADALAALRPLVQSGLDPANCRVLDPGEAYLNGAGDGTRAVMVVGAESPAVPVDADLSAMAELLADHGGEVGTVRIRGRQLSTRDGDAADAWKQAFLRAPYLRDALVDHGMIIETFETAATWDRLGALVERVRAATASAVEEVCGQGIVTCRITHAYPDGAAPYFTVIAPGRRGARASQWAEVKQAASEVLLAEGGTITHHHAVGRDHRPWYDRQRPDLFATALGAVRAVTDPAGIMNPGVLLG; encoded by the coding sequence GTGTACGACGAGTCCTTGCCAGTCCCCTCGCCCAGGGACCCCACGGCATGGGGAACGGTCGGGGATGCCCTCGCCGACGCAGAACACGAAGCCGTCGGCCTGATGCTGTCACAGCGGTTCGGAGCGGACACGACCTGGCGGTCTTCGGACGCGCCGCACGAGCTGCAGGCTCCGCGGGTCCACGCACCCGATCCGCTCGCCCACCTGACAAGCGACGTCACGGAGGACCGGCTGCTGCACGCGGTCGGGCGGTCGTTCACCGACATGGTGGCCCTTCGCGAAACGGGGGTCCGCCACGCGCCCGACCTGGTGGCCAGGCCACGCACCCCCGACGAGGTCGAGGCGGTGCTCGGCTGGTGTGCGGATGCCGGGATCGCCTGCATCCCCTTCGGTGGCGGGACCTCCGTCGTCGGCGGCGTGACCGCGGGTGTGGTCGACGGCCCCGTCGTTGCCCTCCAGACCAGGGCCATGGACAGGGTGCTCGAGGTCGACACCACCAGCCGGGCGGCGCTCGTCCAGGCCGGCGCGACGGGACCGAGTCTCGAGGCCCAGCTGCGGCCACACGACCTGACGATGCGGTTCTTCCCGCAGTCCTTCGAGATGTCGACGCTCGGCGGCTGGGTGGCCACGCGGGCCGGAGGGCACTACGCCACCCGGCTGACCCACATCGACGACCTGGTGGAGTCCATCGACGCGGTCACCCCCAACGGCCGCTGGTCGTCACGACGCCTCCCGGGGTCGGGCGCCGGACCCAGCCCCGACCGGATGCTGCTCGGGTCGGAAGGCACGCTCGGGGTCATCACCTCCGCGTGGGTCAGGCTGCAGGACCAGCCGGTCCATCGAGGCGGGATGTCGGTCACCTTCGATGACTTCGCCGACGCGCTCGCCGCGTTGCGTCCACTGGTGCAGTCCGGCCTGGACCCGGCCAACTGTCGGGTGCTCGATCCGGGCGAGGCCTACCTCAACGGCGCCGGCGACGGCACGCGCGCGGTCATGGTGGTGGGGGCGGAGTCCCCGGCCGTCCCCGTGGATGCCGACCTGTCGGCCATGGCCGAGCTGTTGGCCGACCACGGTGGTGAGGTGGGGACGGTCCGGATCCGCGGTCGCCAGCTGTCCACCCGGGACGGGGATGCGGCGGATGCCTGGAAGCAGGCGTTCCTCCGGGCGCCCTACCTCCGCGACGCCCTCGTGGACCACGGCATGATCATCGAGACGTTCGAGACGGCGGCGACCTGGGACCGGCTCGGCGCCCTCGTCGAACGGGTTCGGGCTGCCACGGCCAGCGCGGTGGAGGAGGTCTGCGGCCAGGGCATCGTGACGTGCCGGATCACCCACGCCTACCCCGATGGCGCCGCCCCCTACTTCACCGTCATCGCGCCCGGTCGCCGCGGCGCCCGCGCCTCGCAGTGGGCCGAGGTCAAGCAGGCTGCGTCGGAGGTGCTGCTCGCCGAGGGCGGCACGATCACCCATCACCATGCCGTGGGCCGTGACCACCGTCCCTGGTACGACCGTCAGCGGCCAGACCTGTTCGCCACCGCCCTCGGCGCCGTCAGGGCCGTCACCGACCCGGCGGGCATCATGAACCCGGGTGTGCTCCTGGGGTGA
- a CDS encoding lysophospholipid acyltransferase family protein, producing the protein MTDHRGAEVISLDERRRPIGPADQGRQRCQRLRADGSACRLYLDEEGRCRVCEPTTRAAHPSSGGRQGRRTHLGPDVPILSDRDLADLEQVVRGVLAFSRRRLTGDYDVDDYGFDRDFTEQVVMPLARPLYQRWWRIRTDGIHNIPDTGGALLVANHAGTVPFDAIMTKLAVFDEHPAHRHVRELAADLVMKVPLLGPMARKSGNTLANGEDAVRLLDSGELVGVWPEGFKGIGKAYRDRYKLQRFGRGGFVEVAIRTGVPIVPVATIGSEEIFPIVANVKPLARILGLPYFPITWQFPLLGPLGLVPLPSKWVIEFGEPIPTAHLGPDAADDPMLVFELTDRVRDTIQQMIYRNLMGRRSVFF; encoded by the coding sequence GTGACCGATCATCGTGGTGCAGAGGTCATCAGCCTCGACGAGCGTCGCCGCCCGATCGGTCCCGCCGATCAGGGCCGTCAACGCTGTCAGCGGCTCCGGGCCGACGGGTCGGCGTGTCGCCTGTACCTGGACGAGGAGGGCCGCTGTCGAGTCTGCGAGCCCACCACACGGGCCGCCCACCCGTCCTCGGGTGGTCGGCAGGGGCGGCGCACCCACCTCGGTCCGGACGTGCCCATCCTGTCCGACCGCGACCTCGCCGACCTCGAGCAGGTCGTCCGCGGTGTGCTGGCCTTCAGCCGCCGGCGGTTGACCGGGGACTACGACGTCGACGACTACGGGTTCGACCGCGACTTCACCGAGCAGGTCGTGATGCCCCTGGCCCGACCGCTGTACCAGCGTTGGTGGCGGATCCGGACCGACGGCATCCACAACATCCCCGATACCGGTGGCGCGCTGCTGGTGGCCAACCACGCCGGCACCGTTCCCTTCGACGCGATCATGACCAAGCTGGCGGTCTTCGACGAGCACCCGGCCCACCGGCACGTTCGCGAGCTGGCCGCCGACCTCGTCATGAAGGTGCCGCTGCTGGGTCCGATGGCCCGCAAGTCCGGCAACACCCTGGCCAACGGCGAGGACGCCGTTCGCCTGCTGGACTCGGGCGAGCTGGTCGGGGTCTGGCCCGAGGGCTTCAAGGGCATCGGCAAGGCCTACCGGGACCGCTACAAGCTGCAGCGGTTCGGACGCGGCGGCTTCGTGGAGGTCGCCATCCGCACCGGTGTCCCGATCGTCCCCGTTGCCACGATCGGGTCGGAGGAGATATTCCCGATCGTCGCCAACGTCAAGCCGCTGGCCCGGATACTGGGCCTGCCGTACTTCCCCATCACCTGGCAGTTCCCGCTCCTCGGCCCCCTCGGCCTCGTGCCGCTGCCGTCCAAGTGGGTCATCGAGTTCGGCGAACCCATCCCGACGGCCCACCTCGGGCCCGACGCCGCCGATGACCCCATGCTGGTCTTCGAGCTGACCGACCGGGTCCGCGACACCATCCAGCAGATGATCTACCGCAACCTGATGGGGCGTCGTTCGGTCTTCTTCTGA
- the xseB gene encoding exodeoxyribonuclease VII small subunit yields the protein MTAEPTTDPTTSALEGPEPDSYADAEQELETILEALEADDVDVDELSSRVARARELITWCRGRLRTAEVTITELLADPDD from the coding sequence ATGACCGCTGAACCGACGACCGACCCGACCACGTCAGCGCTGGAGGGACCCGAACCCGACAGCTACGCCGACGCCGAGCAGGAGCTCGAGACCATCCTCGAGGCGCTGGAGGCCGATGACGTCGACGTCGACGAGCTGTCGTCCCGTGTTGCGCGTGCCCGCGAGCTGATCACCTGGTGTCGCGGACGCCTGCGCACCGCCGAGGTCACCATCACCGAGCTGCTGGCCGATCCCGACGACTGA
- a CDS encoding DUF5667 domain-containing protein codes for MRHADLLERLLEGDALPQDSRIGEDVPEELDRLAMLADLVSHAAEPDPIEMRAEARSDLRTTLIREANLRAAEPPPLLTRIRETVTATTERWAYSSRAAVAGGTAAMVLSTGGVAAAANGSLPGDLFYDLKLAAEDVALSFADAGVSRGEGLLQQATTRVEEAHTAAERQQAAAAAAGLRLADEHTRDGAQEYLATYLDTGDTEVLQVLGDWVVTTNRRLDLLPAVEGDAAAALADLRTSLNRIGQRIEVLATGACTSCALGVHDNPAADPSITRGNQADGTPPTPASQSPLDLTFIPPADQPFQACPCVPAAPPGAATPPPGAPAPTGSTPPPEESEVPGTGGTPPTRDPAPEPEPEPEPAPFPMPDTGPVEEQVPDPVRDAIEELIDGLPEDPGTAPSSAPMGLEDLPGS; via the coding sequence ATGAGACACGCTGATCTGCTGGAGCGACTGCTGGAGGGCGATGCCCTCCCGCAGGACTCGCGCATCGGCGAGGACGTCCCCGAGGAGTTGGACCGGCTGGCCATGCTGGCCGACCTCGTCAGCCACGCCGCCGAGCCCGACCCCATCGAGATGCGCGCCGAGGCGCGGTCGGACCTGCGAACGACGCTGATCCGCGAGGCGAACCTCCGGGCCGCAGAACCGCCGCCGTTGTTGACCCGCATCCGCGAGACCGTGACCGCGACGACCGAACGCTGGGCGTACTCCTCACGGGCCGCCGTGGCGGGCGGCACCGCCGCCATGGTCCTCTCGACCGGTGGCGTGGCTGCCGCTGCCAACGGATCGCTGCCCGGTGACCTTTTCTACGACCTGAAGCTGGCCGCGGAGGACGTGGCCCTGTCGTTCGCCGACGCCGGCGTGTCCCGGGGTGAGGGGCTGCTCCAGCAGGCCACCACCCGGGTGGAGGAAGCGCACACCGCCGCCGAACGCCAGCAGGCGGCCGCCGCCGCAGCCGGTCTGCGCCTGGCCGACGAGCACACCCGAGACGGCGCGCAGGAGTACCTGGCCACCTACCTGGACACCGGCGACACCGAGGTGCTGCAGGTCCTCGGCGACTGGGTCGTGACCACGAACCGTCGGCTCGACCTGCTCCCCGCCGTCGAGGGCGACGCCGCCGCTGCGCTGGCGGACCTGCGCACGTCGCTGAACCGCATCGGGCAGCGCATCGAGGTGCTGGCGACGGGGGCCTGCACGTCCTGTGCCCTGGGCGTGCACGACAACCCCGCTGCGGACCCATCCATCACGCGCGGGAACCAAGCCGACGGCACGCCGCCGACGCCGGCCAGCCAGTCGCCGCTGGATCTGACCTTCATCCCGCCGGCCGACCAGCCCTTCCAGGCGTGCCCGTGCGTGCCGGCTGCACCGCCGGGCGCAGCGACCCCTCCGCCGGGGGCTCCTGCACCGACCGGGTCCACACCCCCGCCCGAGGAGTCCGAGGTCCCGGGCACGGGCGGCACGCCGCCGACGCGCGACCCGGCGCCCGAACCCGAACCGGAGCCCGAGCCGGCCCCGTTCCCGATGCCCGACACGGGTCCTGTCGAGGAGCAGGTCCCCGACCCGGTGCGGGACGCGATCGAGGAGCTCATCGACGGGCTGCCCGAGGACCCGGGGACGGCGCCGTCCTCGGCACCGATGGGCCTCGAGGACCTGCCCGGGTCCTGA
- the xseA gene encoding exodeoxyribonuclease VII large subunit: protein MVTTFTVLQVAEHIERQVTDVWDRQFWVRGEVSGLKRQGKGVWFDLVHTTEDGQVVAQLNVSMPASKGRLVDRRLAAVGQPLDDGLEIRIKANLQFWVRGGRLSLSLADIDPSHTAGALALARRDLLAAMQADGSIERNRRLPTPRVPLSLGLVTSGGSQAFHDLVEELRASGLPFRLHMISTRVQGPDAPPQIVAALRTLAVRPDIDLVLLTRGGGAEIDLMTFDHADVARGIADCRVPVWTGIGHHLDQPVAELVAARAHKTPTALAQGVVATVREAADDTEQVWADVRDRARRRLDRADRALSTAARRTAAARTALRGAHGRVDAHQRRLQQAATRVTNQRLGALQDRADRLQRDAPRSLQHRADRLSRAERLVALADPDRLIERGWTVTTRADDGGLVTGPLPAGTVLHTRTREGTITSEVIHTDDR, encoded by the coding sequence ATGGTCACGACGTTCACGGTCCTGCAGGTCGCCGAGCACATCGAGCGGCAGGTCACCGATGTCTGGGATCGCCAGTTCTGGGTGCGCGGCGAGGTCTCGGGCCTCAAGCGGCAGGGCAAGGGCGTGTGGTTCGACCTCGTGCACACCACCGAGGACGGACAGGTCGTGGCCCAGCTCAACGTCTCGATGCCCGCCTCGAAGGGTCGGCTGGTCGACCGGCGCCTCGCGGCGGTGGGCCAACCGCTCGATGACGGGCTGGAGATTCGCATCAAGGCCAACCTGCAGTTCTGGGTGCGGGGTGGACGGCTGTCGCTGTCGCTGGCCGACATCGACCCCTCGCACACCGCAGGGGCGCTGGCGCTGGCCCGCCGCGACCTGCTGGCCGCGATGCAGGCCGACGGATCCATCGAGCGCAACCGCCGGCTGCCGACGCCACGGGTCCCGCTGTCACTGGGGTTGGTCACCAGCGGTGGATCACAGGCCTTCCACGACCTGGTCGAGGAGCTGCGCGCCAGCGGCCTGCCGTTCCGGCTGCACATGATCTCCACCCGTGTGCAGGGGCCCGACGCCCCACCGCAGATCGTCGCGGCACTCCGCACGCTGGCCGTGCGACCCGACATCGACCTGGTCCTGCTGACCCGCGGGGGCGGCGCCGAGATCGACCTGATGACCTTCGACCACGCCGACGTCGCACGGGGCATCGCCGACTGTCGGGTGCCTGTCTGGACCGGCATCGGCCACCACCTGGACCAGCCGGTGGCCGAGCTCGTCGCCGCCCGTGCCCACAAGACCCCCACCGCCCTCGCCCAGGGCGTGGTGGCGACCGTCCGCGAGGCCGCAGACGACACCGAGCAGGTCTGGGCGGATGTCCGTGACCGGGCCCGCCGGCGCCTGGACCGGGCGGACCGTGCGCTGTCGACGGCCGCCCGCCGCACCGCCGCGGCACGCACCGCGCTGCGGGGTGCCCACGGACGTGTGGATGCCCACCAACGACGGCTGCAGCAGGCCGCGACCCGCGTCACCAACCAACGGCTGGGGGCGCTGCAGGACCGCGCCGACCGCCTCCAGCGTGACGCGCCCCGGTCCCTGCAGCATCGTGCCGACCGGCTGTCCCGGGCCGAGCGCCTGGTGGCCCTGGCCGATCCCGACCGCCTCATCGAACGGGGCTGGACCGTCACGACCCGGGCCGACGACGGCGGCCTGGTCACCGGGCCCCTTCCCGCCGGCACCGTCCTGCACACCCGTACCCGTGAAGGCACCATCACCTCGGAGGTGATCCACACCGATGACCGCTGA
- a CDS encoding NAD-dependent epimerase/dehydratase family protein: MAGIDGPEGRGGRRILITGIAGTLAGRLALKLEADDRVDYVGGVDLAQPSMDLRRTEFVRADLRNPLVAKVIDSTRVDTIVHMSLIAEPGSAGGRSRMKELNVIGTMQLMGAAQKAPQVRRVVMRSTTAVYGSHYRDPALFREDHQSRQVPRSGYTADVTEVEGYARGFGRRRPDVDLTVLRFANFIGPDIETPMTRYLSLPVLPTILGYDPRLQLCHTDDAVEILYRATMDSHPGIFNVASPGVIYLSQAARMLGRPTVPIPAGLAGTVTSVLKPASGIDFTGEQLPLLQFGRVADVSRATAEFGYTPAFTTKEALADFIAAGRVEPLVSHEAVERVETMLGNVVSSVLRRVS, translated from the coding sequence GTGGCTGGCATCGACGGACCGGAAGGCCGAGGGGGCCGTCGGATCCTGATCACCGGGATCGCTGGCACCCTCGCTGGTCGGCTTGCCCTGAAGCTCGAGGCCGACGATCGGGTGGACTACGTCGGCGGGGTCGACCTGGCGCAGCCGTCCATGGACCTGCGCCGCACCGAGTTCGTGCGGGCGGACCTGCGCAACCCGCTGGTGGCCAAGGTCATCGACTCCACCCGCGTGGACACCATCGTGCACATGTCGCTGATCGCCGAGCCCGGTTCGGCAGGCGGCCGCTCCCGCATGAAGGAGCTCAACGTCATCGGCACCATGCAGCTGATGGGCGCGGCGCAGAAGGCCCCGCAGGTCCGGCGCGTGGTCATGCGTTCGACCACCGCGGTCTACGGCTCGCACTACCGCGACCCCGCGCTGTTCCGTGAGGACCACCAGTCGCGCCAGGTGCCACGCTCCGGCTACACCGCCGACGTCACCGAGGTCGAGGGCTACGCCCGCGGGTTCGGCCGGCGACGCCCCGACGTGGACCTGACCGTCCTGCGGTTCGCCAACTTCATCGGGCCCGACATCGAGACCCCGATGACGCGGTACCTGTCGCTGCCGGTCCTGCCGACCATCCTGGGCTACGACCCGCGCCTGCAGCTGTGCCACACCGATGACGCCGTGGAGATCCTGTACCGCGCCACCATGGACAGCCACCCGGGGATCTTCAACGTGGCCTCCCCCGGCGTGATCTACCTGTCACAGGCTGCGCGCATGCTCGGACGTCCGACGGTGCCGATCCCGGCCGGGCTGGCCGGCACGGTCACCTCCGTCCTCAAGCCCGCCAGCGGCATCGACTTCACCGGCGAACAGCTCCCGCTGCTGCAGTTCGGGAGGGTCGCCGACGTCAGCCGGGCGACGGCGGAGTTCGGGTACACCCCGGCGTTCACCACCAAGGAGGCGCTCGCCGACTTCATCGCTGCCGGTCGGGTCGAACCGCTGGTCTCCCACGAGGCAGTCGAGCGGGTCGAGACCATGCTGGGCAACGTCGTGTCGAGCGTGCTGAGGAGGGTCTCGTGA